The Carnobacterium mobile DSM 4848 genome includes a window with the following:
- a CDS encoding Stp1/IreP family PP2C-type Ser/Thr phosphatase, translated as MHIVFCSDVGKKRKNNQDFAGYFTNKQGITLAVLCDGMGGHKAGDVASEMAVSHLGNAWEETGVNELEAVRQWMLNNINTENKRIVEKSHQFPDLEGMGTTLVAAVYIDNQLVVANIGDSRGYHYADGTLKQITDDHSLVNELVKSGELSNEAALKHPQKNVLTRSLGASEKVEVDLMVVSVLKEDQLLLCSDGLTNMVKDVEIAEILKERSASLEEKVTSLISLANARGGYDNITVLLIDFFDRKEGENNGDW; from the coding sequence ATGCATATTGTTTTTTGTAGTGATGTAGGAAAAAAACGTAAAAATAATCAGGATTTTGCTGGTTATTTTACAAATAAACAAGGAATCACGCTAGCCGTCTTATGTGATGGCATGGGCGGTCACAAAGCTGGAGATGTCGCAAGTGAAATGGCCGTTTCTCATTTAGGAAATGCTTGGGAAGAAACAGGAGTAAATGAATTAGAAGCTGTCAGACAGTGGATGTTAAACAATATTAATACAGAAAATAAGCGGATCGTTGAAAAATCTCATCAATTTCCTGATTTAGAAGGGATGGGAACGACTCTGGTAGCTGCTGTTTACATCGATAATCAGCTAGTCGTAGCCAATATAGGAGACAGTCGCGGATACCATTATGCAGATGGAACATTAAAACAAATAACCGATGATCATTCTTTGGTTAATGAATTAGTCAAAAGCGGTGAACTATCAAATGAAGCTGCTTTAAAGCATCCTCAAAAAAATGTCTTAACGCGTTCTTTAGGTGCTTCTGAAAAAGTAGAAGTGGATTTAATGGTCGTTTCTGTTCTAAAAGAAGATCAATTGCTGCTTTGTTCGGACGGATTGACGAATATGGTGAAAGATGTGGAAATCGCAGAAATCTTAAAGGAACGAAGCGCATCACTTGAAGAAAAAGTAACGAGTTTAATCTCGCTTGCTAATGCACGCGGTGGTTACGATAATATAACAGTACTGCTGATCGATTTTTTTGACAGGAAGGAGGGAGAGAACAATGGAGATTGGTAG